A window from Rana temporaria chromosome 8, aRanTem1.1, whole genome shotgun sequence encodes these proteins:
- the LOC120910321 gene encoding C3a anaphylatoxin chemotactic receptor-like, whose translation MTNVTEDLAPAAHHIGPPVFTILVMVVTFLLGVPGNLMVIWITSWNMKWTVNTVWFWNLALADVTCCLFLPLSIAQFFYEDWLYGPALCKVVPGMVHLTMFASVFTLVAISIDRCLLVVQPVWAQNKRSLRMAWALCGVIWVLSFLMCLPVYLHRKMFRHDNILYCDYDINEQSHNVGIDEDYDYGLLHSNHSSLNYGTEEDLLLNYGTEEDLTMDNDPLQSLRVTITYTRMVFGFLIPLLIVSTSYTLLALKIKNIRLFKVGKKTTKVALGIVVAFFVTWAPYHILGVLALYFDNQFLEILDGLSVALAYFNSCINPILYVFMGNDMKGRVHQSVRRVMQNALSEELSRSTERTKSRLTTEDSQAL comes from the coding sequence ATGACAAATGTGACCGAGGACTTGGCGCCTGCCGCACATCACATCGGCCCTCCAGTGTTCACCATCCTTGTCATGGTGGTCACCTTTCTTCTGGGAGTTCCCGGGAACTTGATGGTCATTTGGATCACCTCTTGGAATATGAAGTGGACGGTGAACACCGTCTGGTTTTGGAACCTTGCTTTGGCCGACGTCACCTGCTGCCTTTTTCTTCCGTTGTCCATCGCTCAGTTCTTCTACGAGGATTGGCTGTATGGCCCCGCTCTCTGCAAAGTGGTACCTGGCATGGTTCACCTTACCATGTTTGCCAGTGTCTTCACCCTGGTGGCCATTAGCATTGACCGATGCCTTCTGGTTGTCCAACCCGTGTGGGCTCAAAATAAGCGCAGCTTACGAATGGCGTGGGCCTTATGCGGGGTTATTTGGGTGTTGTCCTTCTTGATGTGTCTACCTGTTTACCTGCACCGAAAAATGTTCAGACATGATAACATTCTTTATTGTGATTATGATATTAATGAGCAATCACACAATGTTGGCATAGATGAGGATTATGACTACGGTTTATTACATTCAAACCATTCTTCATTGAATTACGGTACAGAAGAGGACCTTTTATTGAATTATGGTACAGAAGAGGACCTCACCATGGACAACGACCCACTGCAGTCTTTGCGCGTCACAATTActtacacacgcatggtttttgGTTTTCTGATCCCTCTCTTAATTGTTTCCACCAGCTACACCCTACTGGCTCTTAAGATTAAAAACATCCGACTTTTCAAGGTCGGCAAGAAAACCACCAAGGTGGCTCTTGGCATCGTGGTTGCGTTTTTTGTCACATGGGCCCCCTACCACATACTAGGCGTGCTCGCGCTCTACTTTGATAATCAGTTTTTGGAAATACTGGACGGTCTATCAGTGGCATTGGCCTACTTCAACAGCTGTATCAACCCGATCCTCTACGTCTTCATGGGGAATGATATGAAGGGCCGGGTGCACCAGTCCGTACGCAGGGTCATGCAAAATGCCCTCAGCGAAGAGCTCTCTCGAAGTACTGAGCGCACCAAGAGCAGACTCACAACGGAAGACAGCCAGGCTCTCTGA